The sequence ATGGCAATGCTTGGAAATACCGTTTTCGCATTTGCAGAAGATAAAAGCGCATTTGACCATCTTGACGATTTGGGATTGGACATATGTAAAATTAACAATGAAGGAATCATCCATGATTAAGATTAGCTATAAAATCAACAAGTATAGGGAACAGCTGTTTGAAACCCTCAGGGACTCAGATACGGTTATTGAGTTGGGCTGTCATGTGGGGAAGACAACGGAAAAGATTCTGAGAAAATATGAAAACTGTCAGGTAATAGCCATGGACAACAGTCCTGAGGCCATTTCAAAAATGGAAAGTCTGGAAAGTCAATATTCAAATCTGACATTCATATCCGGCGATGTCAGATTGCATGATAAGATAAAGGAAGTCTTGAGCATTTCTACAAAATGCGATGTTCTATCTATTGATTTGGGTGGAGGATATCATCCAGATACTGTTTTTAAGGTATTTTACATATGGTCATCTGTTTTTAAACCAAGAGACACATTGATCAGAAACAGGGGACTGATTGATTTTTGCAATTCCGCCGTTAAAAGTGATGAAGATTTCAAATCCGATGAAGGCTATTTGGCTTCATATGGAAGTGAAGGCATACCTCCACAGATTAAGGAATTTGATTTATGGACTTCATCATTGTCTAAAAAGTGAAAATTAATGAAAACATTTATTAATGAGTAAAATAAATTTTTATTGCACTCATATAAACAAACTAAAATATTATATAGATAGAAAAAAAGAAATATAATTCATAAGTTTTAATGAGGTATAAATAATGATTGGAAAGAAGATTCGTTTAGAAAGAATCATGAATAGAGATACAGGAAGAACTGTAATAGCACCTATGGATCATGGTGTGTCAAGCGGTCCTTTAAAAGGAATTATTGACATCGATTCCACAATTGAAAAAATCTCTCAGGGAGGGGCAGATGCAGTATTGATGCATAAAGGAATCGTACAACAAGGTCACAGAGGATATGGCAAAGACATAGGACTTATTGTTCACTTGTCAGCTAGTACTTCCCTTGCACCGGATCCAAACAATAAGGTTACAGTTACCTCTGTAGAAAAAGCTATCCAATTAGGAGCAGATGCAGTATCTGTACACGTAAATCTTGGTTCAGACACTGAAAGTGAAATGTTACAAGAGTTAGGTTATATCGCTGAGACCTGCAGTCAATGGGGAATCCCATTACTTGCAATGATGTACCC is a genomic window of Methanobrevibacter sp. containing:
- a CDS encoding trans-aconitate 2-methyltransferase yields the protein MIKISYKINKYREQLFETLRDSDTVIELGCHVGKTTEKILRKYENCQVIAMDNSPEAISKMESLESQYSNLTFISGDVRLHDKIKEVLSISTKCDVLSIDLGGGYHPDTVFKVFYIWSSVFKPRDTLIRNRGLIDFCNSAVKSDEDFKSDEGYLASYGSEGIPPQIKEFDLWTSSLSKK
- a CDS encoding 2-amino-3,7-dideoxy-D-threo-hept-6-ulosonate synthase; its protein translation is MMIGKKIRLERIMNRDTGRTVIAPMDHGVSSGPLKGIIDIDSTIEKISQGGADAVLMHKGIVQQGHRGYGKDIGLIVHLSASTSLAPDPNNKVTVTSVEKAIQLGADAVSVHVNLGSDTESEMLQELGYIAETCSQWGIPLLAMMYPRGQKVENEHDVELVKHAARVGSELGVDIVKTNYPGDPDSFKEVVEGALVPVVIAGGPKADTNEELLQMVKDSLEVGGAGVAFGRNLFQAEDPFKITKAISELVHNDLEVNEALKYLD